A region from the Variovorax sp. RKNM96 genome encodes:
- a CDS encoding kelch repeat-containing protein, with amino-acid sequence MHRRSFVLATAACAVTGAARAQHAATHDTLPAAPSSKEPYARLQGGVPHHMTPEQESQRVTDSPAPAGPQGRWVARAALPIPRSEMAWATAAMGRMHVVGGYGEGAVNRDYHHIYDPKADRWLDGAPLPRGANHVAVTAEDGRVYALGGFVEQNRRSDTNAYVYDIAANRWTAIAPLPRPRGAAAAVMLGGSLHLIGGASEPAAERASVGWHEVYDPKADRWSARKPLPGARDHVGCVSHGNQIHVIGGRFNTFEYNTDLHHVYLPTRDTWELRAPLPTARSGHGLVVYRGRFFAMGGEGGFLVGGVPRQAKVFGQMESYDPVDDTWQRHAPMTTPRHAVGAAVIGDFIYVAGGGAVLGGAVQSAVHEAFTLG; translated from the coding sequence ATGCACCGTCGAAGCTTCGTCCTCGCGACCGCTGCCTGCGCGGTGACCGGCGCCGCGCGCGCCCAGCATGCGGCCACGCACGACACGCTGCCTGCCGCGCCTTCGTCGAAGGAGCCCTACGCGCGACTGCAGGGCGGCGTGCCGCACCACATGACGCCCGAGCAGGAATCGCAGCGCGTCACAGACAGCCCCGCACCGGCTGGCCCGCAAGGCCGCTGGGTGGCCCGCGCCGCCTTGCCGATCCCCCGCAGCGAAATGGCCTGGGCGACCGCCGCCATGGGCCGCATGCACGTGGTCGGCGGCTACGGCGAAGGCGCGGTCAACCGCGACTACCACCATATCTACGACCCCAAGGCCGACCGCTGGCTCGACGGCGCGCCGCTGCCGCGCGGCGCCAACCACGTCGCGGTGACGGCCGAAGACGGCCGGGTCTACGCGCTCGGCGGCTTCGTCGAGCAGAACCGCCGGTCGGACACCAACGCCTACGTCTATGACATCGCCGCTAACCGATGGACCGCGATTGCGCCGTTGCCGCGACCGCGCGGTGCGGCCGCCGCGGTAATGCTCGGCGGCTCGCTGCACCTGATTGGCGGTGCCTCGGAGCCCGCGGCCGAGCGCGCGAGCGTCGGCTGGCACGAGGTGTACGACCCGAAGGCCGATCGCTGGTCAGCGCGCAAGCCGCTGCCCGGCGCGCGCGACCACGTGGGCTGCGTCTCGCACGGCAACCAGATCCATGTGATCGGTGGGCGCTTCAACACCTTCGAATACAACACCGACCTGCACCACGTCTACCTGCCTACGCGCGACACCTGGGAGCTGCGCGCGCCGCTGCCCACCGCGCGTTCGGGCCATGGCCTCGTCGTGTACCGGGGCCGCTTCTTCGCCATGGGCGGGGAGGGCGGCTTCCTCGTGGGTGGCGTGCCGCGCCAGGCCAAGGTGTTCGGCCAGATGGAAAGCTACGATCCCGTGGACGACACCTGGCAGCGCCATGCCCCGATGACCACGCCGCGCCATGCCGTCGGTGCCGCGGTGATCGGCGACTTCATCTACGTGGCCGGCGGCGGCGCGGTGCTCGGCGGTGCCGTGCAGTCCGCGGTGCACGAGGCTTTCACACTGGGCTGA
- a CDS encoding lytic transglycosylase domain-containing protein, protein MRPLLLALLLCLQQGLAHAADIYGYIDSNGIAHFAAEKVDERYQVFFRGGQSFDTAKGISPLSRSGRKLDGKVPPAAQSLLALFEASPSYKTAKAALRDASNKHSIDYELLQALVATESGFDAQAVSPKGAMGLMQLMPATAQRYGVAADKRTSIEKKLFDPRINIAAGSRYLRDLIAMFPGQIELALAAYNAGEGAVQRAGNKIPNYKETQNYVQTVLQLYAYLKPSVATGGGGARGGKTPGRIRMELVVPKGGAVGRGNMPPGSPGGMPAMPDIPDDQSLAPASAAESPVS, encoded by the coding sequence ATGCGTCCATTGCTCCTGGCCTTGCTGCTGTGCTTGCAGCAGGGGTTGGCGCACGCCGCTGATATCTACGGCTACATCGACAGCAACGGCATTGCGCACTTTGCCGCCGAAAAAGTCGACGAGCGTTACCAGGTCTTCTTCCGCGGTGGCCAGAGCTTCGACACGGCAAAGGGCATCTCGCCGCTCTCGCGCAGCGGGCGCAAGCTCGATGGCAAGGTGCCGCCGGCGGCGCAGAGCCTGCTGGCGCTCTTCGAGGCCTCGCCCAGCTACAAGACCGCCAAGGCCGCGTTGCGGGATGCCTCGAACAAGCATTCGATCGACTACGAACTGCTGCAGGCGCTGGTCGCCACCGAATCGGGCTTCGACGCGCAGGCCGTCTCGCCCAAGGGCGCGATGGGCCTCATGCAGCTCATGCCTGCGACCGCGCAGCGCTACGGCGTCGCGGCGGACAAGCGAACGAGCATCGAGAAGAAGCTGTTCGACCCGCGCATCAACATCGCCGCCGGTTCCCGCTACCTGCGCGACCTGATCGCGATGTTCCCGGGCCAGATCGAACTGGCCCTCGCCGCCTACAACGCAGGCGAGGGTGCGGTGCAGCGCGCGGGCAACAAGATCCCGAACTACAAGGAAACGCAGAACTACGTGCAGACGGTGCTGCAGCTCTACGCCTACCTCAAGCCCTCGGTGGCGACGGGTGGCGGTGGCGCGCGCGGCGGCAAGACGCCGGGACGCATCCGCATGGAACTGGTGGTGCCCAAGGGCGGGGCCGTGGGCCGTGGCAACATGCCGCCCGGTTCGCCCGGCGGCATGCCGGCGATGCCCGACATCCCCGACGATCAATCGCTGGCACCGGCCAGCGCGGCCGAGTCGCCGGTGTCCTGA